In Paenibacillus segetis, the genomic window GTAGATTTGTTCATTCACGAAGGGCGTAAAGTGAAGTTGACACCGATTGGTCGATTATTTCTGTCGCATATGGAACATTTAATGAAAGTAATGGAGAATGCCCAACAAGAGATCAGTGAATTTCTGGATCCTGAACGGGGTACAGTTCGTATCGGTTTTCCAAGTAGCTTAGCGGCTCATATGATCCCAAGCGTCGTTTCTGCTTTTCGTGATCGTTATCCAGCGGTTCATTTTCAATTGCAGCATGGTTCTTATAAAGAGCTTATTGAATGGGTTGTTAAAGGCGACATGAACTTGGCGATTATGGGGCCAGTGCCACATCATGATTCCCAGGTGAAAAGCGAGGTGCTATTTCGAGAGAAATTTATGGCGCTAATGCCTTCTAGTCATAAACTTGCCAAACAATCTTCCGTATCGCTAAATGACTTAAAGGATGATTTGTTTGTGTTGTTCCCTGAAGGGTTTGTATTAAGGGAGCTGGTCGTGAAGGCTTGTGCCAACCTAGGCTTCCATCCGAAGGTAACGTTTGAAGGTGATGATCTGGATGCAATCAAAGGTTTGGTTGCTGCGGGTCTTGGACTGACGGTGTTACCGGAAATTGCTATAAGTGAGTACATACCATCATCCATTGTGAGCATTCCTATTACTGAACCACAGGTCTCCCGCGATGTAGGTGTGATTATTCCTTTGAGCCGCGAACTTCCTCCAACGGAGAAGCTGTTCTACGAGTTCTTGAAAGACATATCGCCGATGTTCGGCTTACCAAATAGCGATTTGGAGTAAAAATTAAGCTTGGTTATGTCATAAGTAAACTCTTTGCTTAAATAAGAAGGAGCTATCCCTCTAGTAGATAACTACTCGTGGGATAGCTCCTTATATTATATTCCTAGTGGATTCAGCCCAGCTTACACAACTCCGTGAGCAATCATTGTGTCGGCAACTTTC contains:
- a CDS encoding LysR family transcriptional regulator, coding for MELRQIQYFIEVAKLEHVTEASYVLHVSQSAVSRQIFKLESELGVDLFIHEGRKVKLTPIGRLFLSHMEHLMKVMENAQQEISEFLDPERGTVRIGFPSSLAAHMIPSVVSAFRDRYPAVHFQLQHGSYKELIEWVVKGDMNLAIMGPVPHHDSQVKSEVLFREKFMALMPSSHKLAKQSSVSLNDLKDDLFVLFPEGFVLRELVVKACANLGFHPKVTFEGDDLDAIKGLVAAGLGLTVLPEIAISEYIPSSIVSIPITEPQVSRDVGVIIPLSRELPPTEKLFYEFLKDISPMFGLPNSDLE